A genome region from Bacillaceae bacterium IKA-2 includes the following:
- the gcvH gene encoding glycine cleavage system protein GcvH: MNLPKEFKYSEEHEWVKTEGNQVRIGITDFAQAELGDIVFVELPEVGDDIQADEPFGSVESVKTVSELYAPISGKVVAINEDLDDSPEFVNESPYEKAWMIIVEPSDASELDKLMTAEQYEKMTKED, from the coding sequence ATGAATTTACCAAAAGAATTTAAGTATTCTGAGGAACACGAGTGGGTAAAAACAGAAGGAAATCAAGTCCGTATTGGAATTACAGATTTTGCACAAGCAGAGTTAGGAGATATCGTATTTGTAGAACTACCAGAAGTTGGCGATGATATTCAGGCTGATGAGCCTTTTGGTAGTGTCGAATCAGTAAAAACAGTCTCAGAACTATACGCACCAATTAGCGGTAAAGTAGTTGCAATTAACGAAGATCTAGATGATTCACCTGAATTTGTAAACGAATCTCCATATGAGAAAGCTTGGATGATTATTGTCGAGCCAAGTGATGCTTCAGAACTTGATAAATTAATGACTGCCGAGCAATATGAGAAAATGACAAAAGAAGATTAA
- a CDS encoding TetR/AcrR family transcriptional regulator has product MPQETRDNILAAAIDLMSLKGYSAATTKEIAQLAGVSEMTVFRKFKSKQEILDNLIEKYTSSFRSKKIFVDNTLTYDLEVDLANVSETYQTFMNENRKIVLLAYKESGIHDEISERLTANPRLLKGFLVDYLIEMKARGKVSVDIELEPTVLSFMTMNLGYFSAQFISVKKFAPVPVESFIKSSVKVFARGLRP; this is encoded by the coding sequence ATGCCTCAAGAAACACGAGATAATATTTTAGCAGCGGCAATTGATCTTATGAGTTTGAAAGGTTACTCTGCAGCAACAACGAAGGAAATTGCCCAACTAGCAGGTGTATCTGAAATGACAGTGTTTAGAAAGTTTAAGTCTAAGCAGGAAATTTTGGATAACCTTATTGAAAAGTACACATCTTCCTTTCGATCCAAAAAGATATTTGTGGATAATACTTTGACATATGATCTTGAAGTAGATCTTGCAAATGTAAGTGAAACATATCAAACTTTTATGAATGAAAATAGAAAAATTGTCCTTCTAGCCTATAAAGAGAGTGGAATACATGATGAAATTTCTGAGCGACTTACAGCTAACCCGAGGTTATTGAAGGGTTTTCTTGTCGATTATTTAATAGAGATGAAAGCAAGAGGAAAAGTTAGCGTTGATATAGAACTCGAACCTACAGTTTTAAGCTTTATGACGATGAACTTAGGTTACTTTTCAGCCCAATTTATTTCAGTGAAAAAGTTTGCGCCAGTACCAGTAGAATCATTCATTAAAAGTAGTGTAAAAGTGTTTGCAAGAGGATTAAGGCCATAA
- a CDS encoding YusG family protein: MEKKTDITAKVQAKFDEASKMSLFLDEKKVGQIIMTNQGNSYEMAEGFEFENDKIFKKDDDRINYPEKYVENCDMGWC; the protein is encoded by the coding sequence ATGGAAAAGAAAACCGATATAACAGCTAAAGTTCAAGCTAAGTTTGATGAAGCAAGTAAAATGAGTCTTTTTCTTGATGAAAAAAAAGTTGGCCAAATCATAATGACCAATCAAGGAAACAGTTACGAAATGGCTGAAGGCTTTGAATTTGAAAATGATAAAATTTTTAAAAAAGATGATGACAGAATTAATTATCCAGAAAAATATGTAGAAAACTGCGATATGGGTTGGTGTTAA
- a CDS encoding arsenate reductase family protein, whose translation MALKIYSYPKCGTCRNAKKWLEKNDISFEEVHIVETPPSKDEVKSLYQKSNLDLKKFFNTSGGRYRELGMKDKIKIASEEELLELLGSDGMLLKRPIVTNGETVTVGFKEELFEETWK comes from the coding sequence ATGGCATTGAAAATTTACTCATACCCGAAATGTGGAACATGCAGGAATGCAAAAAAGTGGCTAGAAAAAAATGATATCTCTTTTGAAGAAGTACATATTGTTGAAACCCCACCATCAAAGGATGAGGTGAAAAGTCTTTATCAAAAAAGTAATTTAGATTTAAAGAAATTTTTCAATACTAGTGGCGGACGATATCGTGAACTAGGAATGAAGGATAAGATTAAAATAGCTTCTGAGGAAGAATTGTTGGAGCTTTTAGGTTCTGATGGTATGTTGTTAAAACGACCAATCGTAACTAACGGGGAAACAGTAACAGTGGGTTTTAAAGAAGAGCTGTTCGAAGAAACTTGGAAATAG
- the sufD gene encoding Fe-S cluster assembly protein SufD — translation MSVDTMQQNDREYVTNLSKDANEPEWFLKLRLSSLDLVSRKELPKPDKSKIVNWNFSQFNYKAESLIGTELPEVIQGLLAEKEVEQNVFVQRNGQVVHSNLSKTLKEQGVIFTDFQTALSEHGELVEKYFMKEAITRDENKLTAQNAALLNGGTFIYVPKNVEVEIPLQAIYAVSGGVGLFNHVLIIADENSSVTYVENHVSEDKETTVANIIAEVYALQGAKVSFGAVDNFSTGVTTYVVRRGHAEKNAKILWALGQFNDGNTVSENKTFLVGDGSFTDKKTVSIGTGEQRQNFTSYVVHYGKNSEGLILTHAVMKDSATSIFNGISKIEHGASKSNGEQTERVLMLSEKARGDANPILLIDEDDVTAGHAASVGRIDPLQMFYLMSRGIPKKEAERLVIHGFLAPVVKEMPVESVKARLIEVIERKVN, via the coding sequence ATGTCAGTGGATACAATGCAACAAAATGATCGTGAATATGTCACTAACCTCTCTAAAGACGCCAACGAGCCTGAATGGTTTTTAAAGCTTCGTCTTTCGTCTCTAGATTTAGTTAGCAGAAAAGAATTACCGAAACCTGATAAATCAAAAATTGTTAATTGGAATTTCAGTCAATTTAACTATAAAGCAGAGTCACTTATAGGAACTGAGTTACCTGAAGTAATTCAGGGACTTTTAGCAGAAAAAGAAGTTGAACAAAATGTTTTTGTGCAAAGAAATGGGCAAGTTGTTCATTCAAATTTATCAAAAACGTTAAAAGAGCAAGGCGTTATCTTTACTGATTTTCAAACTGCTCTAAGCGAACACGGCGAACTTGTCGAAAAGTACTTTATGAAGGAAGCAATTACACGAGACGAAAATAAGTTAACTGCACAAAATGCAGCTTTACTAAATGGTGGTACGTTTATTTACGTTCCAAAAAACGTGGAAGTAGAAATTCCACTTCAAGCAATTTATGCAGTTAGTGGCGGAGTTGGACTTTTCAACCATGTGTTAATCATCGCTGATGAAAATAGCTCAGTAACCTATGTGGAAAATCACGTTTCAGAAGATAAAGAAACGACAGTTGCAAACATTATTGCCGAAGTTTATGCCTTACAAGGAGCAAAAGTATCTTTTGGAGCAGTTGATAACTTTTCCACAGGTGTAACAACATATGTTGTTCGTCGTGGGCACGCTGAAAAAAACGCAAAAATTCTTTGGGCGTTAGGTCAATTTAACGACGGCAACACGGTTTCTGAAAATAAAACATTTTTAGTTGGTGATGGTTCTTTTACAGATAAAAAGACGGTTTCAATTGGAACAGGTGAGCAGCGTCAAAACTTCACATCTTATGTTGTCCATTACGGTAAGAATTCAGAAGGTTTAATCTTAACTCACGCAGTAATGAAAGATAGCGCCACTTCAATCTTTAATGGTATTTCAAAAATTGAACATGGTGCATCTAAATCAAACGGTGAACAAACAGAACGCGTTCTGATGTTAAGTGAAAAGGCTCGTGGCGATGCCAATCCGATCCTTCTAATTGACGAAGATGATGTAACTGCAGGACACGCAGCAAGTGTTGGGCGTATTGATCCGCTGCAAATGTTTTACCTAATGAGCCGTGGTATTCCGAAAAAAGAAGCAGAACGCCTTGTTATCCACGGGTTTTTAGCGCCAGTTGTGAAGGAAATGCCAGTAGAATCTGTAAAAGCTCGTTTAATCGAGGTAATAGAAAGGAAAGTAAATTAA
- a CDS encoding MFS transporter codes for MGKFIGDWSTQLKGYNKNVRLFLLSSIFGHIGMGIFMIIYNYYIRELGFDDQVNGKIIAMTATAQAVMLLPAGIISDRVGRKKIIFGGAILFALTLFARSIFIDESLLLTAAFLSGLFMAFIMVSTIPLLAENSNEKQRVHLFSFNFAIMMVANVVGNLLGGGLSDFFQMAFSLDPVTSIRITLLIGAAFFFASVIPLAKIHEHKKTAKQVKERKSYFKLIKTNKKAVKIILLFAVAQIIIGFGSGLVIPYLNLYFSDRFEVSNSLVGVILSLGQAMTAVALLIGPSVVARVGEVRAVVFLQLASIPFLLLTAFTENLTLAVLGFLFRQALMNAGNPIQMSLMMRSVDDSMKGLANSVGQMVFSLGWAVMGPVSTGIVMIYGAYYGYAIVFSITGGLYVIASVYFFLIFRNIDKQRMEEVSVTTKPAG; via the coding sequence GTGGGGAAATTTATTGGAGATTGGTCCACCCAACTTAAAGGATATAACAAGAATGTGCGACTTTTTTTACTTTCATCAATCTTCGGACATATCGGTATGGGTATTTTTATGATCATCTATAATTATTACATTCGTGAGCTTGGTTTTGATGATCAAGTAAACGGCAAGATAATTGCAATGACGGCCACAGCTCAAGCGGTGATGCTTTTGCCAGCCGGTATAATTAGTGACCGTGTAGGAAGAAAGAAAATCATATTCGGGGGAGCAATCCTTTTCGCACTAACATTGTTTGCAAGGTCTATTTTTATTGACGAATCGCTACTTTTAACAGCGGCTTTTTTAAGCGGACTTTTTATGGCTTTTATCATGGTTTCAACAATACCACTTCTAGCTGAAAACTCGAATGAGAAGCAAAGGGTTCACTTATTTAGCTTTAACTTTGCGATCATGATGGTGGCGAATGTAGTTGGTAATTTATTAGGTGGAGGGCTTAGTGACTTTTTTCAAATGGCCTTTTCTTTAGACCCAGTTACGAGTATTCGGATAACCCTTTTAATTGGCGCAGCATTTTTCTTTGCATCAGTCATACCTTTAGCAAAAATTCATGAACACAAGAAAACAGCTAAACAGGTAAAAGAACGGAAATCATATTTCAAACTCATCAAAACAAATAAAAAAGCTGTGAAAATTATCTTACTCTTTGCTGTTGCCCAAATTATTATTGGGTTTGGCTCTGGATTGGTCATTCCGTATTTAAATCTTTATTTTTCTGATCGTTTTGAAGTGAGTAATTCCTTAGTTGGAGTTATTTTATCGTTGGGGCAAGCAATGACAGCAGTGGCATTACTGATCGGTCCAAGTGTAGTAGCACGTGTTGGCGAGGTTCGAGCGGTAGTGTTTTTACAACTTGCATCAATTCCATTTTTACTACTTACTGCCTTTACAGAAAATTTAACTTTAGCTGTACTAGGTTTTTTATTCCGACAAGCATTAATGAATGCTGGGAATCCAATCCAAATGTCGCTAATGATGCGAAGTGTTGATGATTCAATGAAAGGTCTAGCAAATTCAGTAGGTCAAATGGTATTTAGTTTAGGGTGGGCAGTAATGGGTCCAGTCTCTACAGGTATTGTGATGATTTACGGTGCTTATTATGGTTATGCAATCGTTTTTTCAATCACAGGCGGATTATATGTAATTGCTTCAGTTTACTTCTTTCTTATTTTTAGAAACATTGATAAACAAAGGATGGAAGAAGTGTCGGTAACGACAAAACCAGCGGGATAA
- a CDS encoding carboxymuconolactone decarboxylase family protein → MDEMNVNSLEMDLHDYKMGLGHFTEKMPDIASKYNAFTEACFAEGKLGQKEKQLIALGISIYSQDEYCMIYHTKGCIDHGCSEEEILEAIGVTGAFGGGAAMSQAVTLVQDCIEEFSQTTN, encoded by the coding sequence ATGGATGAAATGAATGTGAATTCTTTAGAAATGGATCTTCATGATTATAAAATGGGGTTAGGCCATTTTACTGAGAAAATGCCGGATATTGCTAGTAAGTATAATGCTTTTACTGAAGCTTGTTTTGCTGAAGGAAAGTTAGGTCAAAAAGAAAAACAACTAATTGCCCTGGGGATTAGCATCTATTCTCAAGATGAATATTGTATGATCTATCATACTAAAGGTTGTATAGACCATGGTTGTTCTGAAGAGGAAATTTTAGAAGCAATTGGAGTTACTGGAGCTTTTGGGGGCGGAGCAGCAATGAGTCAGGCCGTTACGTTAGTTCAAGATTGTATAGAGGAATTTAGTCAGACGACAAATTAG
- the sufC gene encoding Fe-S cluster assembly ATPase SufC has product MTAPKLTVKDLHVAIEGKEILKGLNIEINGGEIHAVMGPNGTGKSTLAAALMGHPKYEVTSGEVLFNGKDLLEMEVDERAREGLFLGMQYPSEIPGITTADFLRSAINAKREEGQEISLMKFIRQMDEKMKVLEMDEKYSQRYLNEGFSGGEKKRNEILQLLMTEPKIAVLDEIDSGLDIDALKVVAKGINEMRSPDFGCLIITHYQRLLNYITPDKVHVIMQGKIVKSGGPELAKRLEKDGYDWIKAELGIEDEPVGMKA; this is encoded by the coding sequence ATGACAGCACCAAAATTAACAGTTAAGGACCTTCATGTTGCTATTGAAGGCAAAGAAATCTTAAAAGGACTTAATATCGAAATAAACGGTGGCGAAATCCATGCGGTAATGGGACCAAACGGAACTGGTAAATCAACTCTTGCAGCGGCGTTAATGGGTCATCCTAAATATGAAGTAACAAGCGGTGAAGTATTATTTAATGGAAAAGATCTGCTAGAAATGGAAGTTGATGAAAGAGCACGTGAAGGACTTTTCTTAGGAATGCAGTACCCAAGTGAGATTCCTGGAATTACTACTGCTGACTTCTTACGTTCAGCTATTAACGCAAAGCGTGAAGAAGGTCAGGAAATTTCATTAATGAAGTTTATTCGTCAGATGGATGAAAAAATGAAGGTTTTAGAGATGGATGAAAAGTATTCACAGCGTTACTTAAATGAAGGCTTCTCAGGTGGAGAGAAAAAGCGTAACGAGATTCTACAACTGTTAATGACAGAACCAAAAATAGCTGTTTTAGATGAAATTGACTCAGGTCTAGATATTGATGCTCTAAAAGTAGTAGCGAAGGGCATTAACGAAATGCGCAGTCCGGACTTTGGTTGCTTAATCATCACTCACTACCAAAGACTTTTAAATTACATTACACCTGATAAAGTTCACGTCATTATGCAAGGTAAAATCGTTAAATCTGGTGGTCCTGAATTAGCGAAGCGTCTTGAAAAAGATGGCTATGATTGGATTAAAGCAGAATTAGGAATTGAAGACGAGCCAGTAGGCATGAAAGCATAA